The DNA region AGCGCCACACGTGTACTGAACCTCAAactataaatgcccaatttgGCCATTGATGATCACCTTTCTACTGCTCATTGTGTCGGTGGTATTCTCCACCAAAACGTTTATGCTCTCCCTTTTGAGTTCTCATAGCCTGCCCTTTTTTGTTAGTCATTGTTTTACACCCTTTAAGTACTTTGAGACCGGGttgaaatacacacacccagacacattgACAGTGACACTGACCTGTTTCTTGTCTGTTCACTTTTCAGAAAGCTCCCACAGGCCGACCCAATGGCCCAGTGGTCAGTCCCGACGACCCCAGCAAGGGGGAGCTGGGCTTCATCCATGCCTTTGTGGCGTCCATCTCGGTCATCATCGTCTCCGAGCTGGGAGACAAGACCTTCTTCATTGCCGCCATCATGGCCATGCGCTATAACCGCCTCACAGTCCTGGTGGGGGCCATGTTGGCTCTGGGGCTCATGACCTGTCTGTCAGGTGAGTGGTGACCCGTGGATGGTGCTTGGCTCAGATTagagtttttgttttattattactgACACAGAGCACAGTTTCCTGCCTTTTGGCATGAGATGATAACTTGCGAAACTGGTGATTGGCACCTTGCACAAATAGGATCTATGCTGTTATAAAGTGATAAGGTGGTCGTCTTGGCAGACAGCGTGCGGTCATCTGTGCAGGAGTGTGGTGTTGGAAAAGCAGCAGTTCAGTCTTCGTATAACGGGACAGGTTTTTGTCCAACCTTCTGGGACCATTTTTAGAAATGGCTGTGTTTGACAGTGGACGGAGACAAACCTCTGGTGACCCGACAGGATTACAGCCAGCGTTTCCTTGTACAGTACAGTAGCCATCCATAAAGGAAAGCACATATCAGAGGACGTTCTCAAATATTTGGAAATAGCCTAGTCATTGTCCTCCAGTCAAGCATAACCCAGTCAACCTTGTGATCTTGGTGTTTCTGTTACACTTGCATTGGATATGCTCATATAAGAATATACTATCTTTAAGATTTGCTTAccataaaatgtagcctacttctgTTTTTGTAAATAATTAGTTATTTGTGACCGTGGCCTCCCACACTTCTTCAATGTGATCAAAGCTTTTTGGTGGCACTAataatagagtaccgaagtgtTCTGTTCCGTTTCCATGACGGCactttcactggatctaaacaaactatCAAACTGGCTTCCCAGGAGGATATCTTCTGTTGCCGGGAGACACTGCACATGCGGCATCATTTCTAGTTAAtacaatttttattttaaatgtaggctatagccatttaaatGTTTCTAAATGCTAAATGCTTAGCCACAAAATACgaattccctggcaggtgtagtAGAAGGAAataaaattccagtggatattttaTGTCTTATCAAAGACTCGCGGCTGTTAAGTGACATTTTTTGTGTATGAATTTTAATTCACACAGTCAGACCCAGTGTTAATCCATACATGTATGCCCTTTGTATTATACAAAACCTGATGTTATATCCAATTTAAGTCCTTAATCACATCCTTGGCGATCTTTCAATGACAACAGTGTGTAAACTTATGATAGAAGGCCTATTTATTCTCTTGGGACTCCCCTTTAGTCTATGGTTTATTTTTTGAGATTGCATGTTTAGCTACACTTCCTGTGAGGTCTCGCCCCAATACAGCGATGTGTGAAAGATTAGTTAATGTGAGAAATTGTTTCACACTCTTCTTGCCTCAGCATGTTTCTCACATATGCCAttgttttgttgtattgttttgttttttttcttgtgtaAATGGGGGATTGGGGATGAGAAAGAATGTCTTGgtgaaagtttgtgtgtgttgcgtgcaAGCGAGAAGGGGGACTTATTTTTGCAACATCTCCTTTTTAAGTCCTCTAACAAGGCCTCGAACAcatccccctccctttctcctacacacacatactcacacactcacactcactcactctacccTTGTTGTGTTCATCACTCACGCTTCTGTGCCTGATGTCCCCACAGTGCTGTTTGGCTATGCCACCACTGTCATCCCACGTATCTACACCTACTACGTGTCGACGGCGCTCTTCGCCATCTTCGGCGTGCGCATGCTGCGCGAGGGCCTGCGCATGAGCCCTGACGAGGGccaggaggagctggaggaggtgcAGGCCGAGATCAAGAAAAAGGACGAGGAGGTGAGGTCACTTCCTCTTTTAGAGGCAGCCGCCGCTAGCTAGTCCACTTCCTCCTGGAAGTCCTGATCATTTGATAATTTGCGTCTTTACCAACTCCTGTATCTTCCTCTGATAAGGCCCATCACTTTGGTGCAGTCAGTTGTTGAGTGGTTAAAtgcatatataaacatataattagaatatagccgcaagcggcaatggcgggcccgagcacctgcgtgCCGCGACCCGTGAcatgtcggaatccaacaaagcaccgacgtggtgcgtttgtgaaatgtacatatttgatgcgtgtgctatttgtttttgtattttattttctgccacatgtacttgcttggccaggtgggggcgcaatgcaaggcaggcccattgggtgtcatcataatcataatatatattaacctgagaaattgcAGACCATtaattttaagcaaagaacatttctgatacactttttggttggccagatggtggcgctatgttagACATGGAAATTAGACATGTGAAtgtcatcacaataatgatatccaaattttgtgtaaactttcagatcaatcacattgtccatttctggcacatttcctccttgaccaggtggtggcgctatgccaggcaggcccattgggtgtctggatatcatcataatcataatatctattaacctgagaagtttcagaccatttattcaaagcatagagcatttctggcacatttccggcttggccagatggtggacgctatgctaggcctgtgaattatgcatgtgaatatcatcacaataatgatatccaatattttataaagtttcagatcaatcacttaaggcattgtccatatctggcacatttcctgcttggccaggtggtggcgctatgccaggcaggcccattgggtgtctggatatcaccataatcatgatatctattaacctgagaagtttcagaccattcattcaatgcactgtgatttatgacacattttctgtttatgtggtgagatattaaaatcatatcaaatatattacaACATTCCAAAATccattcacaatttaacatcagcgacatcttggcataatgtttgccaaatttcaaatgaatctgacaaaccgtctaggaggagtatgttcaaattgatcatgtgacatcaggataattgtcattctttctgttgccagttggtggcgctatgccaaacatgcattatgggcatgtgaatattatcattaacatggtctttaatgacctgtgaaatgtaaaacatttcaagccatgcatggtgaattatgacacatttattgtttgtgtggaatGGTATTAAAATGAACAATTTCGCCATtttgtcaaattacaacatatcaaaaaaaggcttcacaatttataatcaggaacatctcggcgtcatgtataccaactttgacatgaatcaaatcaaccgtctaggaggagtacgttaaaattgatcatgtccacaaggCACAAattctcaattacctcacttcctgtgggcgtggctaatggcatgttaatacaaaagttgtttgtttttgggagttacatacaccccccaaatttggtgtgtgtatctaaaactatatgccaaccacaagtcacagtgacataaggggctaagcgagtctctgggccataccggggccaagctttttacctagctgctttgtgtgacacctgatgtgtgtgccaaatttcaagacttttttcgattatgttaaccacctcaaaatatttgccaaccacgggatcagtcacctaaggggcttagcgagtccctgggccacgcccagggtcaagctcttgtacctaactgcgatgcgtgacacctgacgtgtgtgccaaatttcaagagttttcgacCATGTTAAAGAGGAAAAAATGCACGCACATCCCGATCTAATCCTGGGTGCTGGACAAAACACTTACGATGAGCGAGAGGGGAAAAAACCATGttcgaccatgttaaccacctgaaaaacaggaaagcaaaaaagtggaataataataataataatagtgaaaaataataatccttacaaaaacaatagggccttgcgcccttcggtgctcgggccctaataaaaAGGTATATTGTATATAGTGTACAATAACAATGAGGGACACTGTTCAATTATCTTTCCTTCAGAGCAATATCATAATGATGACACTAATATCATAGGGATGCCATGTTTTGCATGTTTGGATGTTAAGTACGTACTGGTATATGGAGTATTGCTCTcgtgcacacagcacacatatttGCATAGTTGTGCATTCGTAGTCTCAAATTTGCACTTGTTGCTTTCATAGTCAAAGGTACAGTTCATATAGGTAACCACATTTgcatgcaaccacacacacacacacacacacacacaaacaccgacTTCTACAGAAACTGCAGCTATGCGTGAGCACAGACATTGGCACTTTCGATTGGGCGCTGAACAGAAATTTACTTCAGTCACCTCATGTTGCTAAAAATGCACAGTAAGTTCCCTTTACTTGTGCTAATACACACTGGTTACCCAACTGATCAGTACACAGATACTCACAGATTCTGAACACCAGGGCTTATTCTTACTGTTGTACCTGAAATCAAATAAATGCTTCAACATGGCATCTGTTGGTATCTCTTCACTGATTGGCTACCTCCCCCCCTCAGCTGCAGCGCTCCAAGCTGGCCAACGGGGCCCCGGACGTGGAGACGGGCTCGACTGCCGCCCCCCAGAGGGGCTGGAGGAGCATCATCTCGCCCATCTTTATGCAGGCCTTCACCCTCACCTTCCTGGCCGAGTGGGGCGACCGCTCGCAGCTCACCACCATCGTCCTGGCTGCCCGAGAGGTGAGGCTGAAACATCAGGGCAGCTCCACTGGTAGAACAGTTATATATAAGGGCCTGTGTCCAccagtggtgtttttttttagcacCCTCAACTTCATTTTCAGAGCGCTTCAGTCaggtttttattgttgtttggGTTACAACGTTTTTATTGGTTGTCAAGAGAGAAGCGACATTGAGGAGCCATCATTCTCTGTACCACTAACATTTTTCTGTTTGAGCATTGACCGGTCTCTTCAGATATTCCTATTAAAGGATAAATATAATTgtatattattttattcatcAAGTTTATTCTTACCAGTGCTAAAAAATGTATATGAACAAACTGACATAAAAAGATACTTTTACTATATAACACACTATTTCCTTAATGCTTTGCTTCATGGTTTGCTTCACAGTTCATTTGTGAAGTGTTTGTTGTAGGGTAATTTCCTGCTGATCTGGGGAGGGTTCCTGTAATATTTGGAGTTCTCTGTAAGAACTCTATAGTTAGCAGGATTTTTAGTCCACTTTGCAGCATTCACTGGGCTGGTGGAGTGGGCAGTATGCTTTGTTTTgtctgctgtctctcccttggcGACAGTGGAATTTTCACTAAGTACCAGTATTTGCGTGCCCTTGAAATCGCCATGCTGATTAGGAGACAGAGTAGGCCAAAGGGATCTTTGGCAAGAAGATTGTAGCAAATTTTCCTGACTGATTGCCTGATCTTTATGGTGGTCCATCTCCCAGGATCCTTTTGGAGTCGCAGTGGGCGGGACCCTGGGGCACTGCCTTTGCACAGGGCTGGCCGTGATTGGTGGACGGATGGTCGCTCAGAAAATCTCCGTCAGGACTGGTGAGATTTATTGCACGCATGCATCAAACGCAAATCACATGAATGCACATTTCTTGTTTATACTGTGTTGTAATGTGGACTTACAGGATGGGAGGTTGTCAGTGCCTTGACTAGTGTTTGCGTTTCCCATCCACAGTTACAATCATTGGAGGTATCGTCTTCCTCGCCTTCGCCTTCTCGGCCCTCTTCATAAGACCTGATGCTGGGTTCTGATTGGAGCGCGGGGTAGTGGGTTCCTCTTGTAAATAACTGTTCGACTCAACAGCGTTCCTACGGAGATGGGATATACtcctgaactgtgtgtgtgtatgtgttttaagtATGACTGAACGTGTGGAAGGATGTTTAGGagtgttattgtgtgtatgtgtaaagtgagatgtgtgtatgtataaagtgaggtgtgagtgtgtgtgtgtgtgagtgtttaagCGTGTGTCTTAATGAGCCGTGTGGCTCTGAAACTCTGAATGCTACTGCCCACTTTGGCGGGCGCCCAACAGTACTCTACTCGGCATCCTCTCTCCAGCCCCCAGCCTCCTTCTGCATTCAGACTGCAGTCCTGTCTCCACAGAACGCAGTGGTTCTGACGTGATCATACAACATCAGAACTAATCGTAGTCTTTCATTACAACCTCCATCTCACCACCctcctcaaccacacacacacacacacacaaccctccgTCCCTAGTGACACTATGTGAGCCCAGAGACTGAGCTGGAAGAACTCACTGCAGCCGTTACTGTTGACCTCCCTTTTGAAGTGTATGAGCTCCAGTGTTCCTGTGGCTCTCTGGCCAAGCCCCCCTGGCCTGTGCTCTGGACACCACTTCTGAGCTACCTGCCATTTTAAAACCCTACTCCGCCGCAGTAATGCCTCCAGACCTGGTCGTGGTCGCCGTTGTCCTTGTGTCTCCAACATGGCCGCCAAGTGCAGTCAAAACGTGTACACCCTTAACTCTGGCAAGACTGTAATTACATCGTcagttatgtttttgttttttaaaacgTGATGGCTAGCTTGCACACATATTTAGCATTTAGACTGCCTTGTTCTGGTCAACTCTGTCTACATtcctgtactgtacatacacaagtaTGATCCAGAGACACATTCGGTTGAAAGTACTGTCGTGTGAAAATACTTTCTGCCGGTTGTCAGAATACTCCAAGCGGCTGGGGCTGGGGGGTGCAGTTGGGAGGCGATGTTTTTTGGGCCAGTTCTTCAATCATGTCTTCTACAGACCTACTATATACACACGTACTGCCAGCGAAGCAAGAGGACAACCTATGTTACGTTGATACATTAAAGAGTGGTTGGCGAACTGCGTCAACCAGTAAGTGAAATACCATAAACCCGTGAgtgattatatttatttatatcctCCCATGAGCACAGATGTGATGAGATTAAAATCGTTTTGGATGAATGTGCCCTTTGATTACTTTGGTCTGTGgtttttgttagtttttttattttacagaaAGTACTGTAGATATTGGGAAGAGATTACTTTTTTTCAGGACGATTGGACAAACCAGTCAATATTTGACAGAGTGTGTCCCACTTTGAAGGTGACCGGTGTGCTTTTGAACAGATTAAGTTTGATTTAAAGACTCTGAGCCCCTGTAAATAGTCAATAAAACCTGTCAGTCTCAGccatgtgtcctgtgtgtgcttTCTCAGGATCTACTCTGGACCAATCAGTGTACAAATCATAGTGAAGTGTCCCTCCCACTTGTTTCTCAGGATCCACTCTGTAGACCAGTCCGTGTGTTGGTGCTTTCATGCTTAAGTTGATTTGAGGCTAGTATTATGCACCAAAAAGTACTAAAGAGTATGTGATCTTGAAACAAATTAATGATTTACTTAAGtacttttcttttgtttttcactaCACTAAGTGTATTTACCCAAGACAATGAAACCCCTCTTAACTAAGTATATGGCTTACTTTTCCAAAACTAGCCAATTGGTATATCAAATTAAAAGGGCTTTGCATTATACCAAGGAATTAAACTGGGAACTAACAATATGACAGACATGATGATTGGCAACTACTTGTACTTTTGTATCAAACTTCACAGCCAGACTTTTTTCAATATaggtttatttttcaaaattgaaTAAGGGGGGCAAACAGCATGGTTTGCTTAAAAAGGATCCATAATGGGTGTTTTTGTTAATTATGTAAGAATGGCCTGGCTCGTGAAATGAACCAGATGCAGCACACTCCTATACAGTGATAATACAACTCCGTTTGGTAAGTAGGCAACGAAAATAACAAACGCCTTCGATTTGAATTGATTTCGCCACCCTGGTCTTTATTATAGTTGTCACTTTTTAATCAAGGTAGGCaacaaacttaaaaaaaaagatgactAACTACGGTGCtacttaaaatgtttgtttttatttatttgtttttttatgtgcaCTGACCAGATCAATTTCATGAGCCAAACACAAGTGTTCTGCAAAGAACGTCACACATACGAAGATTAAATGATAGCAAGATAGAGAACACTGATAGACATTCAGAACTTCTACTGCGTACATCAGAACTACAGAACAGTTAAACATGATTTACCATCTCCTCTGTATGGGCTTTCCATCagaatattacaaaataaaaataaaaaaacaaaatgaacaaattCGTTAGGGTTTTTAGGCTTGTTCTCAATCTTCTTTACATCTCTGGATAGAAAATACTTGCAATCATTTCTTTTGTCATCACCTGACCAAAGGGGAAAAGTGTCGTATGTGAGCATTTCACAAATTAAGGGATATCTGGTTTCtggtgatttaaaaaaaaaagggaataaAAAGGAGAATACAGAAGTGGCTGATTTGAGAGGACAATGTGCAAGTTTACAGGTACATCTCACTGATGGGTCCAGTCAAAGTAGTCAACAATAGGATGCATGAGACAAACACCAAACACTACAGAGAAGAGTGGATCTTAGTATCCCAACATCCAAATGAAGAAAATGGCAAGAGAATGACAAAACCAGGAATCTCACACAGATATCTCCATTGTGACA from Alosa alosa isolate M-15738 ecotype Scorff River chromosome 9, AALO_Geno_1.1, whole genome shotgun sequence includes:
- the tmem165 gene encoding transmembrane protein 165; translated protein: MALSAAGWHGAISLICVLLSLTVALFSVGVVGIQEEKPAQEQLPVEKAPTGRPNGPVVSPDDPSKGELGFIHAFVASISVIIVSELGDKTFFIAAIMAMRYNRLTVLVGAMLALGLMTCLSVLFGYATTVIPRIYTYYVSTALFAIFGVRMLREGLRMSPDEGQEELEEVQAEIKKKDEELQRSKLANGAPDVETGSTAAPQRGWRSIISPIFMQAFTLTFLAEWGDRSQLTTIVLAAREDPFGVAVGGTLGHCLCTGLAVIGGRMVAQKISVRTVTIIGGIVFLAFAFSALFIRPDAGF